Within Sphaerodactylus townsendi isolate TG3544 linkage group LG05, MPM_Stown_v2.3, whole genome shotgun sequence, the genomic segment CTGAGGTCAGGAAACcagtccccccccgcccccccgaacaAGGCAAACCTTTGCATTTTGGTGTATCTTGTATACAGCAATGTCAGCAAACAACATTCTATGTGGCAACAGTTTAGAGATTTCAGACTTAGTTTAGAGATTTCAGGCAACAGTCATCAAAGGCAGCACAGAGGCCTGTCAGGAAAACGTTTCTATTTTAGGAAGGTCAGTGCTTGATTTTACTCAGCACTTCCTCCTCCAAATGTAACTGTTTATTATTTACCTCCCTCTCCTCAGATTCAGTCCTAAAAGGCTCAGAATGTCAGTTCAAGGCAAGATGTGAAAGACAAACTGAAGGAAGCTATACAGGTGAGGAAGCGAAACACAAACTGAGGGTCTGAATTCAGGCCAGAGGTCAAAATCAAGAACTTGATCTTTGCACAGAGCCAGTAGAATGGTGAAATGAATGTTAGAATGGACCATGTTCCTGAGTGATGGTCAGCAGATGGAGAAAAAAGAAATCAGGCCACACACAGTAACAGAAAATATCTAAGTTCAAAGAGTCATTGGAAAGGGAAAAATTCAGGCCCTTCTGTCCTAACTGAATTTTAATACCAAGTTTGCGTCCCGATCTTAATCCTGCATTCTTATCCTAACCTCGTAACTGCAAAGCTCATGTCGTTTTTAGTTCTTCACATTTTTGTGTGCGTGCACACATATAATTTGGATAATAAGGAAAACTGCATGCTATTTTAGTAGTCCCTGAATTGACATGCACCACCTTTATTTACAGCAGgtgtctccaaactatggccctccagttgttcatggactacaattcccaccagcctctcccAGCATGACCAATAGACAGAgttgatgggaacagtagtccatgaatctggagggccatagtttggtgATCCCTGACTTATAAAATGGAGGCATGTTTTTCACAGTCTTATTATATTCCTCCTATGGCTTTATACTatcatgtttgttttttcttcattttgcagCTTCTTGAAGGAAAATGGCAGATTCCTTGTACATCTGGGTCTCCATCATTTTCTGGATCTGGTCTGTGGTGTCAGGACATCCTTGTAACACTGACCAACAGGTGAGTAAGGAATGCTTCTGTTAGGCATAGGATAATCTGTTTCTTCTATGTGAGGTTTAGTTCCAGGATAATCCTTACCAACCTTAGTTGATTGAATGTTAGCACTGTGGAAACAATGCGCCCTAGCTGTCTTTTATGGCAACTGTTCTTGCCTTCAGGCTGGCTTCTTTAGTTGCTATTTACTAATCAACAGTCACAACATTAAGAATCCTGCAGTCTGATCCTGTGCACATTTGTTCAAATGTGTAAATCCCATGCAGTTCAATGGAACTTAATCCTATGTAGAGGGTTGCAGTGAAATAACCATTCCACTTTTAGTCAGGCACAGTGTGAATTTATCTTTTCTGAAACTGGATGATTAACAAGCCTGCAATCTGAAACAAAGTTCTTAGGTGCAGAGGAAAAGGGATCAAAGTCTTCAACTAGCAGTGCCAACCCCCATACTGATCCCTGCTTGTCTAAAAGATGGATTGTGGTGGAAGTCAGATTAGCAGGGTCAGCAAGGGGGATAGGGGGAGCTGGCTGGTAACAAATCCTGCATTTTTCATCTAGTGTTTTCTGCGCTCCCAGTGTACTGCTTAATTGTGCAGTCATGAGTGCAGGAGGTCTTCTCCATCCATCAATGTAATTTTCCAGTACAAATTCATCACTTCATTAAACTCTTTGCTATTTGTTTACTTACTACTGAAAGTGATGTCTCTTGCAAACCATGACTACTTTCACTGTGTAACATGCAAGCCCAACCTTGAATAAGTCCATTGGCCCATTTAGTTTTGTAGTGCTTAATATGATGGGCGGAAGGTCTCCAGGACCTCAAGCAAAGAATGGTCTTTCTTTGATTCTTTAACTGGATTCTTTAATTGGAgttgccagagactgaacctgaatcttctgtatgcaaaacacaTACTTGACCACAGAacaatttattcatttacttgtCAAGGGATTCCCATGACTTTCAGTTTTAGGTAAAATCTACAATATATTTTTGACATCTAATGCCCAGTGATTCTGCTAGGGAAGGGATATTAATTGAAAAATCATTGGCATATTTAGGGAGGACAGTGGGCCAGTGCCCAAGacacaactggggggggggggcgcaaggaaGCCCAGAGTCCCCCCCTCAATGTCCTCTGCCTGGCTGGCTGCCACGGATCACTGCATCTGGCTAGGCACAAGATGGTTGGGCTGCGGCAGAGAGAAGGTGAAGGAGAAACGCCACCTCTACCAGCAGCCCAACACTCCAGCTCTCACAGTTCCTTTCCCATGCCTGGGtatgtggaggagggggcaatgctggagggggaagggaatccTGCTGTCCTGTGACCCTGCAGCCCACATTCCATGTGCACACACTGGCCTCTGCCAATTGCCAGAGCTTCAAGGGCTGTACAGGGTGGGGCTGTACTTTTAGTACTACTTGTAATTCATTTGGTATTCTGGAGATCTGGTGCTTACTTGCCCAGGCTTAAGTGTTCAAAGTGAGAGATGGTCATTCctaaaaaaacttttctttcaCCGGAGGAGGTGTGAGTAAACCAAGAGAGATGTAAGTTAGTAATGTATATGATTTGTGATAATCTCACTGTTTTATTGAGTACAGGAGAGTAGTTAACTGTTTAGATGCATAAATAGTAGTCGACAAATAAGGATTAGATTTATTTCCAGTAAGAAGTCTTTTAAATTTGCATTGAAGGAATGGTACAGTGAAATTGTTGAATTACATATTGTAAAACTAGTCTTTTCTGGATAATTCTTTCAGAAAGTTATGTATGTGATTTGTAAATtaataaaaaaactattttttgaAAAGAGAGACATAgagtccactttaaaaaaaaaaagagagccattttctccagggggaactgatctttgttttctggagatcaattgtaatagccaAAGATCCCACTTGGAGGTCAGCAAGTTTGTGGAGCAGGGTGGGGGacacaatttcagtacttgccctgggcactatttTCTTCAGATAAGCTCCTGTAAAAAACCTGATTCAGTAGATGATGCTTGAATTTCTTGAGATGCATGTATTATGTTTTCACAGGGATGGGCTGATTGCAGTGGGAAGAATCTTCACCATGCTCCAAGCTCCCTCCCCAGAAATATTACCATCCTGGATCTGTCCTTTAACTCCTTGCAAATACCCAAACATGGAAAATTTCTGAGAAGCTTCCCTTCTCTGCGCTCCTTAAACCTCTCCAGTAATATCATTCCTACTCTTTATCCAGCACTATTTTGTAACCTCAAGTCTCTCCAACTGTTGGATTTAAGCAGCTGCAGCATTTCTATCATACACCCAAAGAGCTTTGTAGGCTTGAGGAACCTTCACATGCTGCTCCTAAAAAACAATAAACTTCAATCTCTTGACCCCTCCATATTCCCTGTTCCTTGGACCCTTGTTGAGCTGGACCTTCGAAACAATGAGCTGTCCTCTGCAGGTGAACTCATTCCACTACTTGTGCAACAAATCCACCACGTCAAGCTTCAAGGGAATCCATGGGTGTACAATGGCTTCATAACTCCTGTCCAGCAAGGACTCCAACAAAGAGAAGGTgaggcaaggaaagggaattgtaCTTTAACTGACGTGCAAATCAATATATCTCATTCTCAACATGGACAAATCTGTGTATACTTAAATCCAGGAATTtgggccatgaacagacaagacaaaaCTTTctacaaacttaaaaaaaacctccaagtgtgtagaaaaatctgaaatctaataaaaatgaacaaaaattaaaaacttgGGATTAACTTTACAAATAGTAGAAACAACACCTGaaactttaagaaatgaatgctctCTATGttcattgctaggcaaccacaacagtatcaCCAGCTTTCAAGCCTTCTTTCAGTAAAAATCAAAGGGAGGGACAGAGAATTTCTACAGTTATTTTGGttttgagggaggattcattgGATGCTATTGAAACTCTGGCTGCTGTtaataagtacaaaaatagttCTTGTAATTTTGTTGGCAAGTTTTTTGTAAGGATGCCTAACAACATGGTATTTGAATCCATTTGGAATTTAAACTTCAGTATTTTTTGCATGTCTTTCTAAAACCTTTTCACCTTTTTGCACATATGAAACAATGATTCACATTTCCAGCATGTTCCCTTGTACTTTTAATCAATTTTCCTAATATCTTTTGGAGTTAGATCCCATCTGAAAAACTTTCTATGCCGATTTTCTTTTAAGGATTGACATATAAGTTCTACCCTTTTAGTCCATAGTAATTCCCATTGCTGGAAGGTAATCTCTTCTGAAAAGTTTTGCATTCGCTTTGTCATGCAAGTTTTGATTTGTTATTTGGTATCATATTTAAGTAATAATGTGAATTCTTCATAAGAAGCATTGCTCCTgctgattgattttttttcaaattcttgaAATTTCTTTTAAGATACCTCCTGTTATCTTTGGATTTCTTCTAAGTCTTGATGCTATTTGAAAATATGTCAGCCATTGgatattctttccttgatctttaatTTCCTACCAAAATTTGATTTTCTCTTGTTTGTTTACtatgtttttatatattataGTATTGTTTCTTTATAGGCTTTAATTGTCCCTCCTAGATATGTCATTGGTTCTTTCCACCAGTGTTCAagccaccttcatctaaatccacaggtgggatccaaccagttctcaccacttctctagaagtggttactaattttttctgagtgctgagaaggggttactaaagcaacctccctgcccaatagggactggaggtgcgtgtgtgaggcggcgccactgtttgaatccaccaccatcggaacctgttattaatttttttggatcccaccactgtctaaatCTAATCTTTCTTTATGATTTGTTCTGCAAATTGATAAGTGACTTTAGACTATCTTAAATTGGTAAGTGGGTGAAAAGTTTTTGATCTGCTGTGCTGTAAGATCTTGTAAGAAACTGGTGACCCATGTTAGAATGGAGGTGGGATGGAACCAACGTCAGTCTTGAGATCCACATATTAGTTCTTGTTTTCTAGTTAAACAGATCCTACATGAATCACACCCAGAATTCAAGACTCAGGAAAATACTATTCTCAATTATCAGGATTTAGTCCAGAGAACAAAATATCGGCTTCGTCGGGAAGAAGCCACAGCACCACCAACAAATTACAGTAAGTTTGAATTAATCCATCGTATTTAAAGTGCTTTTCAGACCCTCTCTTGCTATCAGTATGCATGTGCAAAAAACAGAAAGGCAATTCTAAATATGTGAATGTCAGGTTTCTGAAGCGTGCATTTGAAGTGGCTGGGCTTTTGAATCAGTTAACTGCCATGTAAGAAGTTTGATTCACAGTTTCATTTCAGCATTCTTCTTTGCTACTACATTCATGTGATTTGGGCctaagcaaaacaaaatataacagtgatggcgaacctaaggcacggctgccagaggtggcactcggagccctctctgtgggcacacacacacagagttcgtgatgtgggggtggaaaatcaccctccccacacacacacatctaggctggccttgaccactgagcatgacatgcgcgcaccgtggtgagcagggaggactcgcctggcaggcctggtgcctgtgctctgggtggctgctgactgagggtgggggggggtacagaggaggcagagatgctagagaggcacagagcagtgcacgtggGGCTTGCTGGATGCTAGAACAGGCTGGttcctgctcaagcgggtggagcggaggaagagagagccaaccgtttttttctaaacgaaaacctcagcttgggtgctgtgtggtttccgggctgtacttGATGCGATGCTTTCTAGATGGGCCAGCATTCTCTCAGAGGACGTTTCAGCGATGCTGCTCAATCTGTGGCTGgcgatcttcagaggatgcttcTAGAATgtacatacagcctggaaaccacagccACAGCCCAGCACATCCATTTCACAACCCTTAACCAGGCCCTGAAAacaaagtgattccggccgtgaaagccttcgacaatacacagaaaacctcagcattcaggttaaattgccgggttggaactttgcgataaataagtggggtttgggttgcagtttgggcactcggtctcaaaaaggtttgccatcactgaaataTAAGATGTAAATGCCACAGACCATTCCATAGATCTCTCATGAGGCATTTTTCTCCACTCAGCATAGGAATAGTCATTGTCTGATAGTTTTCAAACAGACCTTTTTGAGAGAACAAAGtcctcatttatttatgtatttaaacgTTTTCTAAACTGCCTCCCAAGTCCCAGCTAATGTAGCTGAACCAGTTCACACTgatataaaatgcaaaaaaacccctttcagtAAATTCTGTTAGAAGACCATAAATAAGCAGAAGTAGATTAGCTGAAATAAAAGTCAGCAGTTAAAATAAGATTTAAACAAGAATGCTTTCACCTGTTGCTAAAGCTTAAAAGAGTAAGCTGCAGTCAGAATGCTCTGTGTATGCATGTTCATAATCAAGGCATCACTGCAGAAAAGGCCTTGATTCTTCTAACAGTCACATCAGACGGAAGCTCATAGGATAAGACCTCTGATCCAGATTGGAACAGATTTGTATGGGAAAAGGTGGTCTTTCAGATACTCGACCCCAAACAATTTATAACTTTAAGCATCACCAttctgaattgtgcctggaaacaaactaGCAGTCAGAAAAATCCTTTTATGCCTGGTGTGATGCCTCCACAATAGTATGCCAATTATCAGTTGCACCTCCAATCTGTACCAATTGGAGTTTTGTAATAGTCTTCAAAAATAGGGCCCAACAAAATCTCTGCATTTAGCTGGTTGATATATGTTGTATTCACTGCTAATCCAGATGCACTTAGAGAACTGGCAGTACAGACAGAGAGATAACATTGTGCTAAACATCCATATAAGTGGTGAATGCCTACCTTTTTAATGAGGTGTTTCCAACAATACTTACTTTTTACTGGAAAATATTGCTCATTGGAATAACACATTTGATCAGAAAAGTCTACCTGATAGTTGTGCTCCTGGAAAGCCATTAACAAATGAGTCAGTAATTCCAGATACCAGTTTCTCCACAACTGTTATAAGCTTCTCTCTCTCCACTGAAGGATATgatcaaaacaaagcaaaagtttCTAGTATGGTTAGAGGAGATTTAAGAAATCTGAGGAGATGGCCACATGCAGTAGCTCCCACTCTAACTGGGTATGGTAGCATGCAACCAGAGGAGCAGCCCTTGTCCATGGCACTATTTTCCATGGAGTTGCCCTCCTCATACAGCCCTGATAATAGAGGTTGATCAATATTCAAGTCAGGTCCCGTGGGTGGCCCTGTTGTCTTTGTGGTTGTTTAAGGAGACTGGTGTGGGCTCAAGCCCTGATATATATGGATAATTTCTGAATGAACACATCCAAGGAAATAAGTGCTATTATCTCAATTATCACGAGGCATCTAAGCAGTTTCCTTTTTACGTTCTTTTTTCATCCAACTAATGTCTACAGATTATTCCCTCTgaggaaattaaaaaacaaccccccccaaaaaaacaaaacaaaaacaggaaccTGCTCAGATTTAACGATGTTTCATGTGTTTGGATCATACATTTCCTGCCATTGTCTTCTCCAGATTTTAATAATTTGTCTGTACTGAAATCTCCTTGACAGTCAGCAGGCTATGTTCCTCCTGCATCCCAATCCAGCAACCAAATTTCAAAATACCCTGATCCACAAACCAACCAAGAAGAATTTTCACCTTTGTTTTTCTTACGGTTATCTTAGAGATTACCGTCCACAAACTTTCTTCCAATCATTTTGAGTTACCTTTTATGCCACTCTTTTACATTAAGCCAAGATTAGATAACTTTGTAAAATTCAAGGGGGCATGGGGGAATGTAACACTGTATGAGACCTCACTGTAGCTGGCAGCTGTGTAAATACAGTAATCCTTTGGACCGTGTGTTGACATTAATAACTATCAAATGTCGTTAGACCCATTTCCTGGTCTCTTATCTCATTCTCCTCCCAGTGTATTGTGTGCAGATCACTGATTTAAAGTAGGCACCTGCTAAACAATAGCAACACCTGATCAATTTTCATGATTTGGCTTTCTCCAAAGAAATGGGTGTCATTTTTGTCAGAGACCTTTTGCTGTATTCTGGACAGGGACTGAATGCTTTCTGTTCAGACCCACTGAGTGAGGAGAGAGAGGCTAAAGGTCTTTCCTCAATGAGAACACAGGCATTTCCTGAATCACCCAGTCCCACCCATCTGTCTTTCCTTTGCAGCATCCATGCCACCACCTGGAAAAGTTGTAAACAACTGGGtgtattttgctgtttttgtGCTTCTGGCTGTTGGCATCTCCATTGGAATTGCACTAATTGCAAAATGCAAATTGCTCCAGAGGAATCGTGCCAGCTACCATCACCAGCGGCTGCCAGATTCTCATTCAGTTGGGAGCAGCCGTATTGAGGATGTACCCGACTGGGGAGAAACTGACATGGATGTGACCTCCAGGAGGAACTGTGGAGCAGTTGGTTGCCACCCAGAAGATGATGATGGTTTCATTGAGGATAACTACATTGAACCCAGTCGTGacatgcaggaggaggaggaggaggaggaggaaatggacCCTCATTTCAAACTCTAAGAATCTAGTAGAAAACATGGCCCAATTATCTGCACCCTCAAGAACCTGTACTGAGCCTTTTTACCCCCCATTGTCTACTCGATGGGCTTCCAGTGACTTCACAACAGCCTCTCATTCTTGAGTCTGATCTCCCTCCTTTAACCACCAGGGGTCATGCCACATTCACAAGGGGCCACTGCCTTCAAATAAGCATGTATGTTCTCTGAACTGTAGTATGTGCTCAATGTCCTTTAACTTCGGAAgctttgttctgccccccaagtgaatctgtttttggtccCTTTACTTGGCTAGGAGAGAGtgtgggagacacaagccaggttcaacagttcaacaataggtttattaagaggattaagaccctaactcctccctttggtctatctaaatcagagtacttgcttgtcttgagcagatctgaagctgtagactgtgtcttctcttggctgctttcaagaacgtccactgtgttttgcttccttttagttttttcagtctttgtctggttctaattgctgttaaccttaacttgtgctctatctatcatcatatacatcacgaatattccagtccccagctacccttggcaccttgctctgactgactggccagaGCTAAaacgggattgctgggtaaagagggaagaCTGCCtattggaaaatgtcttaaagggacaggggctaactaaaataccctcccttagaagacttaacaatgaactaaatccatgctaactatggggaaactgaagcttagtggggaaataacaaaagcctctgtgccATGGGGGCATGACAAGCTTGATCTTATCCatttttactcagaagtaagttccacttATTGTAGTATGACTTACTCCCACATAAATGTGCACAAGATTGCAGTTTTGGTCTTAGACTTCTATCAGCTTTACTCTCTACTGTCTCTGGCCCTGGTTTCTGTATGGCCTCTCTTCCCAAATGGTATTAAGGTTTTTAGGTTGTATTTCTATAATTGCTGGAGATGAAAaggaccatttggaatgaggatTATAAGAAAAGAGGCTGCAAAACATACGATGTATTGCCATCATGTGCCAAGAACATGAGAGTTGTTTGGAAGATATAGGCATGACTGGAAGGAGCTATTTGTTCTCTTATCTCTTGTGTGTGGCCAAAGCTGGTAAGTGTGTTTATATCAGAGGCAGTGTATAGCACTGATTGCAAATTACCATAGTTCTAGCTCTTGGCTGCTCACATTTGTGATCTGGAATGCAGTTGCATAATTAGTATGGGCACGTATATGATACCGCCTGTGATGAAAATTATATTCAGGGACACAACTGCCTGACATTCATATCATATATtggattctttcttttaaaacattttaaaatgttgtgtcaATGTGAGATAAATCAGAAAACATATTTAACAGTTTTTGTCCAGGGTTTGGGGATTAGTTTTGCTTTACCAATGGCGGAATGAAATAGATAACTTTTTCCCCCCAATGTTTTAGAAAGATTTGCTTAGTAGGTGAAGACAAAAAGAAGCCCTGTCATTTTACTTTTGCcagatggaataaaatgggcaaaACTGTCTTCAGCAAAGAAAAATAAGCATGTACTGCTTCCCCACACAGGGACGTACTGCCCATGGGAACGGGGGTCAAATGATCATATCTATAGATGatgggggcacctgaagcaggccTCTGAAAATGATCAGAGTGATTAGATTGGTTTTTATGGGAACAAGCAGTCCTTCAGTTATGCTGGctccaagccagtggtgggattcagccttttC encodes:
- the LG05H1orf210 gene encoding type III endosome membrane protein TEMP; its protein translation is MADSLYIWVSIIFWIWSVVSGHPCNTDQQGWADCSGKNLHHAPSSLPRNITILDLSFNSLQIPKHGKFLRSFPSLRSLNLSSNIIPTLYPALFCNLKSLQLLDLSSCSISIIHPKSFVGLRNLHMLLLKNNKLQSLDPSIFPVPWTLVELDLRNNELSSAGELIPLLVQQIHHVKLQGNPWVYNGFITPVQQGLQQREVKQILHESHPEFKTQENTILNYQDLVQRTKYRLRREEATAPPTNYTSMPPPGKVVNNWVYFAVFVLLAVGISIGIALIAKCKLLQRNRASYHHQRLPDSHSVGSSRIEDVPDWGETDMDVTSRRNCGAVGCHPEDDDGFIEDNYIEPSRDMQEEEEEEEEMDPHFKL